In one window of Paracoccus saliphilus DNA:
- a CDS encoding ABC transporter substrate-binding protein — MKPLTHFFAAAAIGLAAGSASAQDIVVSSKIDTEGGLLGNMILMALQDAGLPVQDKLQLGGTPIMRDAITSGQIDIYPEYTANGAFFFNEADSPVWKNAEEGRARVAELDKEQNDIVWLDPAPANNTWAIAVRQDVAEENTLATMSDFGEWIAGGGEVKLAASTEFVTSAAALPAFQETYGFKMTSDQLVQLSGGDTAATIAAAAQQTSGVNAAMVYGTDGGIAPAGLAVMEDDKGVQPVYQPAPIVRAEVLEAHPDIAEVLNPIFATLELETLQELNGRIQIGGEPAATVAKDYLTSAGFLD; from the coding sequence ATGAAACCTCTGACACATTTCTTTGCCGCTGCGGCCATCGGGCTGGCGGCCGGTTCGGCCTCGGCGCAGGACATCGTGGTTTCCTCGAAGATCGATACGGAGGGCGGGTTGCTGGGCAACATGATCCTGATGGCACTGCAAGATGCGGGTCTGCCCGTGCAGGACAAGCTGCAACTGGGCGGCACGCCGATCATGCGCGACGCGATCACCTCGGGGCAGATCGACATCTATCCGGAATATACCGCCAATGGCGCCTTCTTCTTCAACGAGGCCGACAGCCCGGTCTGGAAGAATGCCGAAGAGGGCCGCGCCCGCGTGGCCGAGCTCGACAAGGAACAGAACGACATCGTCTGGCTGGACCCGGCGCCCGCAAACAACACATGGGCCATCGCCGTGCGGCAGGACGTGGCCGAGGAAAACACCCTCGCCACCATGTCTGATTTCGGCGAATGGATTGCGGGGGGCGGCGAGGTGAAGCTGGCCGCCTCGACCGAATTCGTGACCTCTGCCGCCGCCCTGCCCGCATTCCAGGAAACCTATGGTTTCAAGATGACATCCGATCAGTTGGTACAGCTTTCGGGCGGTGACACGGCGGCGACCATCGCGGCGGCGGCACAGCAGACCTCGGGCGTCAACGCGGCAATGGTCTATGGCACCGATGGCGGCATCGCACCCGCCGGGCTGGCGGTGATGGAGGATGACAAGGGCGTGCAGCCGGTCTATCAGCCCGCCCCCATCGTCCGGGCCGAGGTGCTGGAGGCGCATCCCGATATCGCCGAGGTGCTGAACCCGATCTTCGCGACGCTGGAACTGGAGACATTGCAAGAGCTGAATGGCCGCATCCAGATCGGCGGAGAACCCGCCGCGACGGTAGCCAAGGATTACCTGACGAGCGCAGGCTTCCTCGACTGA
- a CDS encoding imelysin family protein, whose translation MKTTVAISALACAVAMPAFAGKPEVVQTYVSIAHAAYEDSLTKAQELQTAVDALLAEPSEDTLAAARDAWIAARVPYMQTEAYRFGNAIVDDWEGKVNAWPLDEGLIDYVDPSYGGATDENEYAALNVIASPSFTLSGEEVDASEITPELLSEQLQEADGIEANVATGYHAIEFLLWGQDLNGTDAGAGERPWTDYASGDECTGGNCDRRGAYLKAATDLLVSDLEWMVAQWAEGGEAAASLTADPDAAISAMLTGMGSLSYGELAGERMKLGLMLNDPEEEHDCFSDNTHQSHFYDGISIQNVWMGHYTRTDGTEVTGESLHDLVTEADPEVAEAVTADIADSVDKLQAIWDRVDQGEFYDQMLARDNKEGEAVIMAAVDALVAQTQEIERVVNVLGLQEIGFEGSDSLDNPDAVFQ comes from the coding sequence ATGAAAACCACCGTCGCTATCTCCGCGCTGGCCTGTGCCGTCGCGATGCCCGCATTCGCGGGCAAGCCCGAGGTCGTCCAGACCTATGTCTCCATCGCCCATGCCGCCTATGAGGACAGTCTGACCAAGGCGCAGGAATTGCAGACCGCCGTCGATGCGCTGCTGGCCGAACCATCCGAGGATACACTGGCCGCCGCCCGCGACGCGTGGATCGCCGCGCGGGTGCCCTATATGCAGACCGAGGCCTATCGTTTCGGCAATGCGATCGTCGATGACTGGGAGGGCAAGGTGAATGCCTGGCCGCTGGACGAGGGGCTGATCGATTATGTCGATCCCTCCTATGGCGGCGCGACGGATGAAAACGAATATGCGGCCCTGAACGTGATCGCCTCGCCCAGCTTTACGCTTTCGGGCGAAGAAGTGGACGCTTCCGAGATCACCCCGGAACTGCTCTCCGAACAATTGCAGGAGGCCGACGGGATCGAGGCCAATGTCGCCACCGGCTATCACGCCATCGAGTTCCTGCTTTGGGGGCAGGACCTGAACGGCACCGATGCCGGCGCGGGCGAGCGGCCCTGGACGGATTACGCCTCGGGCGACGAATGCACCGGCGGCAATTGCGACCGGCGCGGCGCATATCTAAAGGCCGCCACCGACCTGCTGGTCAGTGACCTGGAATGGATGGTCGCGCAATGGGCCGAGGGTGGCGAGGCCGCGGCCTCGTTGACCGCCGATCCGGATGCCGCGATCTCTGCCATGCTGACCGGGATGGGCAGCCTTTCCTATGGCGAACTTGCAGGCGAACGGATGAAGCTGGGCCTGATGCTGAACGATCCCGAGGAGGAGCATGACTGCTTCTCGGATAACACGCATCAAAGCCATTTCTATGACGGCATCAGCATCCAGAATGTCTGGATGGGCCATTACACGCGCACCGATGGCACCGAGGTGACCGGGGAATCGCTTCACGACCTGGTGACAGAGGCGGATCCCGAGGTCGCCGAGGCCGTGACCGCGGATATCGCGGACTCGGTAGATAAGCTGCAGGCGATATGGGACAGGGTCGATCAGGGCGAGTTCTACGACCAGATGCTGGCCCGCGACAACAAGGAAGGCGAGGCCGTAATCATGGCCGCTGTCGATGCGCTGGTCGCGCAGACGCAAGAGATCGAGCGAGTGGTGAATGTTTTGGGTTTACAAGAAATCGGGTTTGAAGGTTCGGACAGCCTCGACAACCCCGATGCCGTGTTCCAGTAG
- a CDS encoding ABC transporter ATP-binding protein yields MIEIQNLTRIYGTSAVVKDVSLTVETGQIAALVGTSGSGKTTLLRMINRLVEPSEGKVLIDGKDTAEIEPHLLRRQIGYAIQGHGLFPHRTVAQNISTVPRLLGWTQDEYRARVDELLELFQMEPADFRDRMPHELSGGQQQRVGVARALAARPDLLLMDEPFGALDPVIRAKAQQDLRDIQRQLGTTLIIVTHDMEEAVTLGDRIAVMDKGELLQYGPPSEILTTPATSFVSDLIGTGDRPFRLLSLTPVAEIIAEGQAEGAEIPREASLRDALAECLWSGRDRLPVEGGGIVTLDSLRAQAAPTARAAE; encoded by the coding sequence ATGATCGAGATTCAGAACCTGACCCGCATCTATGGCACCAGTGCCGTGGTCAAGGATGTCAGCCTGACCGTCGAGACCGGGCAGATCGCGGCGCTGGTCGGCACCTCGGGATCGGGCAAGACCACGCTCTTGCGAATGATCAACCGGCTGGTCGAGCCAAGCGAGGGGAAGGTGCTGATCGACGGCAAGGACACGGCCGAGATCGAGCCGCATCTGCTGCGCCGCCAGATCGGCTATGCGATTCAGGGCCACGGGCTGTTCCCGCATCGGACCGTGGCGCAGAACATCTCGACCGTGCCGCGCCTGCTCGGCTGGACGCAGGACGAGTACCGCGCCCGCGTGGACGAGTTGCTGGAACTGTTCCAGATGGAACCCGCCGATTTCCGCGACCGCATGCCGCACGAACTGTCAGGCGGTCAGCAACAGCGCGTCGGCGTGGCGCGAGCCTTGGCCGCGCGCCCCGACCTTTTGTTGATGGATGAACCTTTCGGCGCGCTCGACCCGGTGATCCGGGCCAAGGCGCAGCAGGATCTGCGCGACATCCAGCGGCAACTGGGCACGACACTGATCATCGTGACCCATGACATGGAAGAGGCCGTGACCCTGGGCGACCGGATCGCGGTGATGGATAAGGGCGAATTGCTGCAATACGGCCCGCCATCCGAGATCCTCACCACCCCCGCCACTTCTTTCGTCAGCGACCTGATCGGCACCGGCGACCGGCCCTTCCGGCTGCTGTCGCTGACCCCGGTGGCCGAGATCATCGCCGAAGGACAGGCCGAGGGCGCCGAGATCCCGCGCGAGGCCAGCTTGCGCGACGCATTGGCCGAATGCCTGTGGAGCGGGCGGGACCGGCTACCGGTCGAAGGTGGCGGCATCGTCACGCTGGACAGCTTACGCGCGCAGGCCGCGCCGACCGCGAGGGCGGCGGAATGA
- a CDS encoding ABC transporter permease produces the protein MTGRVLMAAAVLFLLAFLASPESFAPLFEPFTRNNAPAIYTQTGLMSLTLSHLGLVLLAVIASTLIAVTLAILVTRPAGREFLPLARTVTSVGQTFPPVAVLALAVPVMGFGAGPTLVALFLYGLLPVFENALAGLTGQSPQVREAARGMGLTPRQRLWQVELPLALPVILTGVRLTAVISLGTATIGSTVAAKTLGEVIIAGLLSSNTAFVLQGGMVVGIIAVLIYEGFQRLEQFAAARIGQG, from the coding sequence ATGACCGGACGGGTGCTGATGGCGGCGGCGGTGCTGTTCTTGCTAGCCTTTCTTGCCAGCCCGGAAAGTTTCGCGCCGCTATTCGAGCCCTTCACCCGCAACAATGCCCCGGCGATCTATACGCAGACCGGCCTCATGTCGCTGACGCTCTCGCATCTGGGGCTGGTCCTGCTGGCCGTCATCGCCTCGACGCTGATCGCGGTGACGCTGGCCATCCTCGTGACCCGCCCTGCGGGGCGGGAGTTCCTGCCGCTGGCGCGTACCGTGACCTCGGTCGGGCAGACCTTTCCGCCGGTCGCGGTGCTGGCGCTGGCCGTGCCGGTGATGGGTTTCGGGGCGGGACCAACGCTGGTCGCGCTGTTCCTCTATGGTCTGCTGCCGGTGTTCGAGAACGCGCTGGCCGGGCTGACCGGCCAATCCCCACAGGTACGAGAGGCCGCGCGCGGCATGGGCCTGACCCCGCGCCAAAGGCTGTGGCAGGTCGAATTGCCGCTGGCCCTGCCGGTGATCCTGACCGGCGTGCGCCTGACTGCGGTGATCTCGCTCGGAACCGCGACGATCGGCTCGACCGTGGCGGCGAAAACCCTGGGCGAGGTGATCATCGCGGGGCTGCTATCGTCCAACACGGCATTCGTCCTGCAGGGAGGGATGGTCGTGGGCATCATCGCGGTGCTGATCTATGAGGGTTTCCAGCGGCTCGAACAATTCGCCGCCGCACGGATCGGGCAAGGCTGA
- a CDS encoding ABC transporter permease, which produces MALRISRTGLLFALIGLTGLVLPFVQFKPNRIVPGEGLRLFEALFTPLSWMIGLVLGAMLIAGCLDRWPAKLRLTVALLAVIAVTLALGAAATHLTPPDNTLARVSPSSGFWLLLLAFTLMLADAQSRITLGLPTRLAMLTGAMALIAVILGSGALDGVSVMREYAARSDLFAREAAGHLALAFGSLGLALLIGLPLGVAIYESPAMRRPVLGILNILQTIPSLALFGIMIPIFGWIAANIPGAAQAGVAGIGLFPALVALFLYSLLPVVSNTLTGLTGVNPATREAAAGLGMTRPQILLQVLIPLALPVLLAAIRIVLVQNIGLAVIAGLIGGGGFGTFVFQGLNQTAMDLVLLGALPTIALALVAGIALDLLVEATGGRPKGGQA; this is translated from the coding sequence ATGGCTCTCCGCATCAGCCGCACCGGGCTGCTATTCGCCCTGATCGGGCTGACCGGGCTGGTGCTGCCCTTCGTGCAGTTCAAACCGAACCGGATCGTTCCGGGCGAAGGGCTACGGCTGTTCGAGGCCTTGTTCACGCCGCTCAGCTGGATGATCGGCCTGGTTCTCGGTGCAATGCTGATCGCAGGCTGCCTTGACCGATGGCCCGCCAAGCTGCGTCTGACGGTTGCCCTGCTGGCGGTAATCGCGGTGACGCTGGCCTTGGGAGCGGCGGCAACCCATCTGACACCGCCGGACAACACGCTGGCGCGGGTTTCCCCATCCTCCGGTTTCTGGCTGCTATTGCTCGCCTTCACCCTGATGCTTGCCGATGCCCAAAGCCGGATCACGCTTGGGCTGCCGACCCGTCTCGCGATGCTGACCGGGGCGATGGCCCTGATCGCGGTGATCCTTGGGTCGGGTGCGCTGGACGGGGTATCGGTCATGCGCGAATACGCGGCCCGCAGCGATCTGTTCGCCCGAGAGGCGGCGGGGCACCTGGCCCTCGCCTTCGGCTCGCTTGGCCTTGCGCTGCTGATCGGGCTGCCGCTTGGCGTGGCAATCTACGAATCCCCGGCAATGCGCCGCCCGGTTCTGGGCATCCTGAACATCCTGCAGACCATCCCTTCGCTGGCGCTGTTCGGCATCATGATCCCGATCTTCGGCTGGATCGCCGCCAATATCCCCGGGGCGGCGCAGGCAGGCGTCGCGGGGATCGGCCTGTTTCCGGCACTGGTGGCGCTGTTTCTCTATTCCCTGCTGCCGGTGGTCTCGAACACGCTGACCGGCCTGACCGGCGTCAACCCGGCCACGCGAGAGGCGGCGGCGGGGCTGGGCATGACCCGCCCGCAGATCCTGCTCCAGGTGCTGATCCCGCTGGCACTGCCGGTCCTGCTGGCCGCGATCCGCATCGTTCTGGTGCAGAATATCGGCCTCGCCGTCATCGCCGGGCTGATCGGCGGCGGCGGATTCGGCACTTTCGTGTTCCAGGGATTGAACCAGACCGCCATGGATCTGGTTCTATTGGGTGCGCTGCCGACAATCGCGCTGGCTTTGGTTGCCGGCATCGCGCTGGATCTGTTGGTCGAAGCGACCGGCGGACGCCCGAAAGGAGGGCAAGCATGA
- a CDS encoding di-heme oxidoredictase family protein: protein MAALAVLICSAAPLIADQPELRDLHLSTIARSDEETARIKAVTAPPTGFTAPEKFEANPAGAATVRRRSDADAFSLPSGNISFEGELDFKLGNGLFRKLWVSSPSSTLASDGLGPLYNSRGCQNCHLKDGRGHPPDIAGDPGGSMFLRLSIPAPEDAAASKIEDYLASIGQDITPTRPDPVYGGQLQDLSVQGIPAEGRMRITYDEIRIPLSGGETASLRKPGYSIDNPAYGPLRDDLMISPRVAPQMIGLGLLEAIPAADILAGADPEDSDGDGISGRAQITWSERYDAPMLGRFGWKAGMPTIEEQSASAFAGDIGISNPLHPDGWGDCTNAQTACVKAPHGDGDARGTEIDAEGLDLVSFYSRNLGVPERRDLDDKDVLHGKQVFHDTGCADCHRPKFVTARLKDRPEQSFQLIWPYTDMLLHDMGEGLADDRPEGLASGREWRTPPLWGLGLTEQVNGHSLFLHDGRARSLLEAVLWHGGEAEPARDRVISMPPGDRAALIRFVESL from the coding sequence TTGGCGGCGCTGGCGGTGCTGATCTGTTCCGCCGCGCCGCTGATCGCCGATCAGCCGGAGTTGCGGGATCTGCACCTTTCCACCATCGCGCGCAGCGATGAGGAAACAGCCCGCATAAAGGCCGTGACGGCCCCGCCGACCGGTTTCACGGCGCCTGAGAAATTCGAGGCCAATCCCGCCGGGGCGGCCACCGTGCGGCGGCGCAGTGATGCCGACGCCTTTTCGCTGCCCTCGGGAAATATCTCCTTCGAGGGAGAGCTGGATTTCAAGCTCGGCAACGGGCTGTTCCGCAAGCTGTGGGTGTCGTCGCCCTCCTCGACGCTGGCTTCGGACGGGCTGGGGCCGCTTTACAATTCGCGCGGCTGCCAGAACTGCCATCTCAAGGACGGACGCGGCCATCCACCCGATATTGCCGGCGATCCGGGCGGCTCGATGTTCCTGCGCCTGTCGATCCCTGCGCCAGAGGATGCGGCTGCAAGCAAAATCGAGGATTACCTGGCCAGTATAGGACAGGACATCACCCCGACCCGCCCCGATCCGGTCTATGGCGGGCAGTTGCAGGACCTGTCGGTGCAGGGCATCCCCGCCGAGGGACGGATGCGCATCACCTATGACGAGATCCGTATCCCCCTGTCGGGCGGCGAGACAGCCTCCTTGCGCAAGCCCGGCTATTCCATCGACAACCCGGCCTATGGCCCGCTGCGCGACGATTTGATGATCAGCCCGCGCGTCGCCCCGCAGATGATCGGGCTGGGGCTGCTGGAGGCGATCCCGGCCGCCGATATCCTGGCGGGCGCCGATCCCGAGGATAGCGACGGCGACGGCATTTCCGGGCGCGCGCAGATCACGTGGTCCGAACGCTACGACGCGCCCATGCTGGGCCGCTTCGGCTGGAAGGCCGGGATGCCGACGATCGAGGAACAATCGGCAAGCGCATTCGCCGGGGATATCGGCATCTCGAACCCGTTGCATCCCGACGGTTGGGGCGATTGCACCAATGCGCAGACCGCCTGCGTCAAGGCTCCGCATGGCGATGGCGACGCGCGCGGGACCGAGATCGATGCCGAGGGGCTCGACCTCGTGAGTTTCTACAGCCGCAATCTGGGCGTGCCGGAACGGCGGGACTTGGACGACAAGGACGTGCTGCACGGCAAGCAGGTCTTTCACGACACCGGCTGCGCCGATTGCCACCGCCCGAAATTCGTCACCGCCCGGCTGAAGGATCGGCCCGAGCAGAGTTTCCAGTTGATCTGGCCCTATACGGACATGCTGCTGCATGACATGGGCGAAGGTCTGGCCGATGACCGCCCCGAAGGGCTCGCGAGCGGGCGGGAATGGCGCACGCCGCCGCTTTGGGGACTGGGCTTGACGGAACAGGTCAACGGGCACAGCCTCTTCCTGCATGACGGCCGCGCCCGCTCGCTTCTCG